The nucleotide sequence GAGGCCATACGTATATGCAAGGCTTTGAAGGAAGCGGGCATTATTCCTGACTTCCGTGCACCAAACATCATCCGGTTAGCCCCCGTTGCTTTCTATACGACTTATACAGAGGTTTGGGAAAGTGTCCAGATCTTAAAAAAGATTATGCTGGAGAAGAGCTACGAGAAATTTGAAAACAAGCGAGAGGTAGTTGCTTAGCAGGTCCGACTTAGGTTGGACCTGTTTTTCTTATGGAATAAGCCTTTTACGGGATTTCCTTTCCATTATTGGGCACACTATCCGTACCTGTCGGCAGACTACATTCCATGGATAAGGGTGAGCAGCTTGAGCCAGTTTTTTCAAGCATGGAAGAAAAGAAAAGAAGCCCTCCAGTCAAAAACGTTGGAACAGCACTCTGACAAGAGCATGGAAAGCGTATTGGATGTTGCGCTCACGACAAATGTGGAAGAAAACATCCAATTGATTCAAGCGCAATTTGGAAAGTGTGACGATCTCGTTGTTCGTCGTTTTCAAACAAAGTCAAAGGCACAAGCCGCTATCGTTTTTATAGATGGCATGGTGGATCGCAATGTCATCAGTGATTTTATTATTCGCTATATGACGACTCCCGATATCACCTATCAAGATCCGGCGACAAATGAGCTGGATTTGACAGACAAACTGAGGCAGATCGTCCGAAATATTTTGTCTGGATGTGCGGTACTGATCATCGATGGGTGTCAAAATGCTTATTTGAATAACACGAGAGGTTGGGACAGGCGTTCAGTGGAAGAGCCTCAGACGGAATCAGTCGTACGAGGGCCACGCGATGGCTTTTGTGAGACGTTGTGCGTGAATTCAGCACTGATCCGCTTCCGCTTGAAAGACCCCAATCTCAGAGTGCGTCATATGGTTGTCGGTGAACGAACACAGACTGACATTTACGTCATGTACATCGACGGTATTGCGTATCCCCCAATGGTGGAGGAAGTAATTGCGCGAATAGAGAGTAATGTTCGTGTGGATGCTGTGTTGGAGAGCGGGTACATCGAACAAATGATTCAGGATCGGAGATGGTCTCCCTTCCCGCAGATTCAAAATACGGAGCGCCCTGACAAAGTAGTGGCCAATCTTTTGGAAGGGAAGGTAGGCATTCTGATAGA is from Brevibacillus brevis and encodes:
- a CDS encoding spore germination protein, which codes for MSQFFQAWKKRKEALQSKTLEQHSDKSMESVLDVALTTNVEENIQLIQAQFGKCDDLVVRRFQTKSKAQAAIVFIDGMVDRNVISDFIIRYMTTPDITYQDPATNELDLTDKLRQIVRNILSGCAVLIIDGCQNAYLNNTRGWDRRSVEEPQTESVVRGPRDGFCETLCVNSALIRFRLKDPNLRVRHMVVGERTQTDIYVMYIDGIAYPPMVEEVIARIESNVRVDAVLESGYIEQMIQDRRWSPFPQIQNTERPDKVVANLLEGKVGILIDGTPFGLIAPAVFSQFYQSPEDYYERFYIATLIRFIRIISISIALLLPSLYIAFSAFHPEMIPSRLVIAMAAGRSTVPFPSLIEALFMELAIEILREASVRLPGPIGPTIGIVGALVVGEAAVTAGLVSPVMVIIVAVTTIGSFASPSYSAAIAIRMLRFPVMILAGMFGLYGIMLFLIVILIHLSSLKSFGVPYMSPLSPLNLNGMKDLFIRAPHHLLKTRPMMFHVQDKIRIREEENPK